From the Candidatus Margulisiibacteriota bacterium genome, one window contains:
- a CDS encoding efflux RND transporter permease subunit codes for MICKMIEFFIKEKLIINLIVAVLLIAGFITVTNLNREAFPTVNLDMVITTTIYPGGSPDEVEKLITIPIEKKLREVNNIDKIEGFNIENVSVVVAYINDQLTKEKYKETITEIKDVIGSFSNLPSGTLAPEVEEITSEKIPAIDIAIMSDKSGDDAYRVIRDTAKKLESELLLIEGVADIDKLGYQDREFLVEISPAALKKYRVGLNTTIHKLQGRNIDMPGGSLRIGENEYILRTIGQYKTVEEVENTILFANDAGFVTKIKDIAKVKDTFEEADIFERVNNKDAIVLKLKKKQSMDLMNLNKEIIEHIEQFKENLPEDVTIAIFNDQSRFVKSRLSSLVTNATAGFLLLAVILVLLLGLRMALIVSVSIPIAFMLSFMVMSNQGISLNVISMFALVMVLGMIVDFSIVVAENTYRHLENGMERREAVTKGVAEVLSAMTVTMLCIVAAFSPLLFMTGLVGKAIYAIPMVIIICLTASWLCAVFVLPNFLDSFARVTPKQIKAKQKLKEKQSTKSTPYRRFLANMIKFRYLAVVALIALLIFSLQLAGKHMDFVFLPSAAEGIKVQVRMPLGTNLETTKKYTSVVEDIVATLASQDVESTHTRIGIEESRGMDISPKDGTHKATIIVNLTPVNDRDRSGAEIINELRQKFMKAKAEGIINKSLDVKFEEVLMGMPVGKAINVEILNDNLDVSKKIADEYFAYLKSIPGVTDIKIDLEEGKQEFRYTINEEVAAQTGLSVADVAQALLTSFKGVAATTIRKGDEEIDIRVRFPDWALRSSESLEDVVVANMYGGLIELNKVTNYTKEKGFSNINRKNYTRVVKVQANVKQEVITSLKVNRMLAAQFKGINERYPEVVINYGGEQEDTQKSMSNLGKLFLIALGVIYVLLAMFFNSLLLPVVVMICIPFSIIGVLLALVSHGMPLSFMSILGVFSLAGVIVSNTLVLVQFINNLRRDGMSLKDALVEGGALRFRPVLLTSGTTVLGLVPTIYGLGGVDMFVAPLGLAFGYGLIFATIITLLFVPCFYHMAEDLKFVVAKFLSLFGVEGRTTLIELNGIDKDKKNGCF; via the coding sequence ATGATTTGCAAAATGATTGAGTTTTTTATTAAAGAAAAGTTGATAATTAATTTGATAGTGGCAGTGTTATTGATTGCCGGTTTTATAACCGTGACCAATCTTAATAGAGAGGCATTTCCTACAGTTAATTTGGACATGGTTATTACTACAACCATCTATCCAGGTGGTTCTCCAGATGAGGTGGAAAAGCTAATTACTATACCGATAGAGAAGAAGCTTCGTGAAGTTAATAATATCGATAAAATTGAAGGGTTTAATATTGAGAACGTTTCAGTTGTAGTGGCCTACATTAATGATCAGCTTACTAAAGAGAAATACAAAGAAACTATTACAGAAATAAAAGATGTGATAGGTAGTTTTTCAAATTTACCAAGCGGTACTTTGGCTCCAGAAGTTGAGGAAATCACCTCAGAAAAAATACCAGCGATTGATATTGCAATTATGAGTGACAAAAGCGGAGATGATGCTTATAGAGTAATTAGAGATACAGCTAAAAAGCTGGAGAGCGAGCTTTTGCTGATCGAGGGAGTGGCAGACATAGATAAACTGGGATATCAGGACAGAGAGTTTTTAGTTGAGATATCGCCGGCAGCTTTAAAAAAATATCGAGTGGGTTTAAATACTACAATTCATAAATTACAAGGAAGAAATATTGATATGCCTGGTGGGTCGTTGCGCATAGGTGAGAATGAATATATTTTAAGAACAATAGGACAATATAAAACTGTTGAAGAAGTTGAGAATACTATTTTATTTGCTAATGATGCTGGGTTTGTTACAAAAATAAAAGATATCGCCAAAGTTAAGGATACATTTGAAGAAGCTGATATTTTTGAACGAGTTAACAATAAAGATGCGATTGTTTTAAAACTAAAGAAAAAACAAAGCATGGATTTGATGAACTTGAATAAAGAGATTATTGAGCATATTGAACAATTTAAAGAAAATTTACCAGAAGATGTGACTATTGCTATTTTTAATGATCAAAGTAGGTTTGTAAAATCTAGATTATCCTCATTAGTAACTAATGCGACGGCTGGGTTCTTGCTACTTGCTGTAATTTTAGTTTTATTATTAGGACTTAGAATGGCGCTTATTGTTAGTGTAAGCATTCCTATTGCGTTCATGCTTTCCTTTATGGTAATGAGCAACCAGGGTATTTCATTAAATGTTATTAGTATGTTTGCCCTTGTGATGGTTTTAGGGATGATTGTAGACTTTTCCATTGTTGTTGCCGAGAACACTTATCGGCATCTAGAGAATGGCATGGAGCGAAGAGAAGCTGTCACCAAAGGAGTAGCAGAAGTATTGTCCGCTATGACTGTGACTATGTTGTGTATAGTTGCTGCGTTCTCTCCTCTTTTGTTTATGACGGGGCTAGTAGGAAAGGCAATCTATGCTATTCCAATGGTTATAATTATTTGTTTAACAGCCTCTTGGCTGTGTGCTGTCTTCGTTTTGCCAAATTTTTTAGATTCATTTGCTCGAGTTACTCCAAAACAGATAAAAGCAAAACAAAAACTAAAAGAAAAACAAAGCACAAAAAGTACTCCTTATAGAAGGTTTTTGGCAAACATGATTAAGTTTCGCTACCTTGCTGTTGTTGCACTTATTGCTTTGCTAATTTTTTCATTACAACTTGCTGGTAAACATATGGATTTTGTTTTTTTACCAAGCGCTGCAGAAGGAATTAAGGTTCAGGTCAGGATGCCGTTAGGGACAAATTTAGAGACAACAAAAAAATACACAAGTGTAGTTGAAGATATTGTGGCAACACTTGCATCCCAAGATGTTGAATCAACACATACTAGAATTGGGATAGAAGAATCTAGAGGTATGGATATTTCTCCAAAAGATGGGACACATAAGGCAACTATTATCGTTAACTTAACACCCGTAAATGATAGAGATAGGTCTGGAGCTGAAATAATTAATGAACTAAGGCAGAAGTTTATGAAAGCTAAAGCAGAGGGGATAATTAATAAAAGTTTGGATGTTAAGTTTGAGGAAGTACTGATGGGAATGCCAGTAGGCAAAGCTATTAATGTTGAAATCCTTAATGACAACTTGGACGTTAGCAAGAAAATAGCGGATGAGTATTTCGCTTACTTGAAGTCTATCCCAGGTGTTACTGATATCAAAATTGATTTAGAGGAAGGGAAACAGGAGTTTCGTTATACAATTAATGAAGAAGTCGCTGCGCAAACAGGACTTTCAGTTGCGGATGTTGCACAGGCGCTGCTTACTTCGTTTAAAGGAGTAGCAGCAACCACTATTCGTAAAGGTGATGAAGAGATTGATATTAGAGTTAGATTCCCTGATTGGGCTCTAAGGTCTAGCGAAAGTTTAGAGGATGTAGTTGTTGCAAATATGTATGGTGGCTTAATAGAGCTAAACAAGGTCACTAATTATACTAAAGAAAAAGGATTTTCAAATATTAATCGCAAAAATTACACAAGAGTTGTCAAGGTTCAGGCTAATGTTAAACAAGAAGTTATTACTTCCTTGAAGGTTAATAGGATGTTAGCTGCACAGTTTAAAGGTATAAATGAAAGATACCCTGAGGTTGTTATTAACTATGGTGGTGAGCAGGAAGACACTCAAAAGAGCATGTCTAATTTAGGAAAGCTTTTTCTTATTGCTCTTGGTGTTATTTATGTTCTTCTTGCCATGTTTTTCAATTCTCTATTATTGCCAGTAGTTGTAATGATCTGTATCCCTTTTTCGATCATCGGCGTATTGTTAGCACTTGTTTCACATGGGATGCCTTTGTCCTTTATGAGTATTTTAGGCGTATTTAGTTTGGCAGGTGTTATTGTTAGTAATACTTTAGTTTTAGTGCAGTTTATTAATAATTTAAGACGTGACGGTATGAGCTTAAAGGATGCATTAGTAGAGGGTGGAGCTTTAAGGTTTAGGCCTGTATTACTTACTAGTGGGACAACAGTTCTTGGTCTTGTTCCAACTATTTATGGTCTTGGTGGCGTGGATATGTTTGTAGCACCACTTGGGTTAGCTTTTGGTTATGGTCTGATTTTTGCTACGATAATTACCTTATTATTTGTTCCTTGTTTTTACCACATGGCAGAAGACCTTAAATTTGTTGTGGCTAAGTTTCTATCTTTATTTGGAGTCGAAGGAAGAACAACACTTATAGAGCTGAATGGAATAGACAAAGACAAAAAAAACGGTTGTTTCTGA
- a CDS encoding LapA family protein has protein sequence MKTIKSIITFFVVALIVIFAIQNAVTVEIVFLFWALAIPRVLLVLGLIAIGFFLGVLFASFNKKRVPNRSTIEPQQNENL, from the coding sequence ATGAAAACTATTAAATCTATTATTACTTTTTTTGTTGTTGCTTTAATTGTTATCTTCGCAATTCAGAATGCGGTAACAGTTGAAATTGTTTTTTTGTTTTGGGCTTTGGCTATTCCTCGTGTGCTTTTGGTTTTGGGTTTAATTGCGATTGGCTTTTTCTTGGGTGTTCTGTTCGCTAGCTTTAATAAAAAAAGAGTGCCAAATAGGTCTACCATTGAACCTCAACAAAATGAGAATCTATAA
- the thyA gene encoding thymidylate synthase has protein sequence MKAYLEIVSKVLAEGQLKGNRTGKDAVASAGAMFEHNMSDGFPLLTTKSVPLRLVASELEFFIKGITDKEWLKARNNHIWNEWCSPLKVAYGHDEATLAKMMEERELGPIYGWQWRNFGAKYQSFDSSPQGKGIDQLKNLIEKLKTNPDDRRMIVSAWNPVDFPEMALPPCHYSFQVTVINNKLNLLWNQRSVDIALGLPFNIASYALLLHLLAKEVGLEEGKLVGFLADTHIYCNHIEGLKEQLSRAVKTLPKLVTNKFTTIYDWEYTDSIVENYEHHPRIAFEIAV, from the coding sequence ATGAAAGCATATTTAGAGATAGTTTCAAAGGTTCTAGCCGAAGGACAACTAAAAGGAAATCGTACTGGAAAAGATGCAGTTGCTTCAGCTGGAGCAATGTTTGAACATAATATGAGTGATGGATTCCCTTTGCTTACGACTAAGTCTGTTCCTTTACGTTTAGTGGCTTCAGAACTAGAGTTTTTCATTAAAGGCATTACAGACAAGGAATGGTTAAAAGCACGTAATAATCACATTTGGAATGAATGGTGTAGTCCGTTAAAGGTTGCCTATGGTCATGATGAAGCAACTTTAGCCAAAATGATGGAAGAACGAGAGCTTGGACCCATCTATGGTTGGCAGTGGCGCAACTTTGGAGCGAAATATCAGAGCTTTGATAGCTCGCCACAGGGCAAAGGCATTGATCAGCTAAAAAACCTAATAGAGAAGCTAAAAACCAATCCAGATGATAGAAGAATGATTGTGTCAGCTTGGAACCCTGTAGATTTTCCAGAAATGGCGTTACCTCCCTGTCATTATTCGTTTCAAGTTACTGTAATCAATAATAAACTTAACCTTTTATGGAATCAAAGATCTGTTGATATAGCCTTAGGTCTACCCTTTAATATTGCTAGCTATGCGCTTTTATTGCATTTGTTAGCCAAAGAAGTAGGGCTAGAAGAGGGCAAGCTTGTAGGCTTTTTGGCTGATACGCATATTTATTGTAACCATATAGAGGGACTGAAAGAACAGCTTAGTCGTGCTGTAAAAACTTTACCAAAGCTGGTGACGAATAAATTTACAACTATTTATGATTGGGAGTACACAGATTCTATCGTAGAGAATTACGAGCATCACCCACGTATTGCGTTTGAGATTGCGGTATAA
- a CDS encoding dihydrofolate reductase, protein MTEVIVIVAVAQNNIIGKGNDIPWRIREDFLHFKKHTIGHPCVMSDVCYESLPEKSRPLPNRENIVLTFNKEYQPAGTTIFNDFNAAIDYCKQNNEEKVFITGGSSIYKLGLEIADTFLLTRLHRDIEGEVSFPTVDWSQWQEVSSERHTGLDSISNTEIEFSFIEYKRI, encoded by the coding sequence ATGACTGAAGTAATTGTGATTGTAGCAGTAGCACAAAATAATATTATCGGAAAAGGTAATGATATCCCTTGGAGAATCCGTGAGGATTTTTTGCATTTCAAAAAGCACACTATTGGTCACCCTTGTGTTATGAGTGATGTTTGTTATGAATCCTTGCCCGAGAAGTCTAGACCATTACCAAATAGAGAAAATATTGTACTTACTTTCAACAAAGAGTATCAGCCAGCAGGAACGACTATTTTTAATGATTTTAATGCAGCGATTGATTACTGTAAGCAAAACAATGAAGAAAAAGTTTTTATAACAGGTGGTTCTAGTATTTATAAATTAGGGCTAGAAATAGCAGATACTTTCTTGTTAACTAGATTACATAGAGACATCGAAGGCGAAGTTTCTTTCCCAACTGTTGATTGGAGCCAGTGGCAGGAAGTGTCTTCTGAAAGGCATACTGGTCTGGACTCTATTAGTAACACTGAAATAGAATTCTCGTTTATTGAGTATAAACGAATTTAA
- a CDS encoding pyridoxamine 5'-phosphate oxidase family protein, whose protein sequence is MIKIPQEVKFAIEKTYPICIATANNEGIPNIIYVGFLKCLNDTTIVIADNKFAKTKNNILANSNISIVVLDPDTRKSYQLKGKTEYIENGEKYQYVVDWVQNKRADIYPKGAVYVTITEIFSGDKKIA, encoded by the coding sequence ATGATAAAAATACCACAAGAAGTTAAATTTGCGATAGAAAAAACATATCCCATTTGTATCGCCACTGCTAACAATGAAGGTATCCCAAATATAATATATGTAGGGTTTTTAAAATGCCTAAATGATACAACCATCGTTATAGCTGACAACAAATTTGCAAAAACAAAAAATAATATATTAGCTAATTCAAATATTTCAATTGTTGTACTTGACCCTGATACAAGAAAATCATATCAATTAAAAGGAAAAACAGAATATATAGAAAATGGCGAAAAGTATCAATATGTCGTTGATTGGGTACAAAACAAAAGGGCTGACATTTATCCTAAAGGTGCTGTATATGTAACCATCACTGAAATATTTTCTGGAGATAAGAAAATAGCTTAA